The genomic stretch GGCAGCCGCCGAAGTCGAGGTTGTAGAACGGAGTCTGCAGCCAACTGTTGACCTCGATATTGGGGCTCAGCACCATCTCCGCTGCGTCGGCCGCCGGCACCagcccctccgcctccaccgcccccgACGCCGAGAAGTCGACGAAGGACCCGAAGTAGCTCCCGTCGACCCGGGCGAGCTCCCGGTTGATGAGCTCCACCGCGTGCCGCAGCGGCCGCGCCACCaggtcccgcgccgccgcggtgggGCGCGCCCACAGCACCACGTTGCCCGTGTACCCGTCCGGCACCGGATGGATCATACGCGCGCGCCCGTCGACGGCGATGCAGACGCTGGTGGTGGCCGCACCGGCGGCGTggagcccccgcgccgccgtgaTGCACCGCCACAGGTGCGCCACCACGCAAAGCAGCGTGCTGCAGGGCCGGCCGCCCGGCGCGGACGCCTGGGACTTGAGCCTGGCGATGAACTCCCGGCTGCAGTGGGCTCTGTGGACCAACACCTCGTCGTCGATGTTGTTACCGGCCTCCGagtgcggcgccgccgccgccggcggctccggctTCTTGAACTCGACGCCGCGGTGGTCGAACTCGACCCGCGGCGGGTCCCGGGGCTTGAAGAAGGAGGCGCGGTCGTGGACGGGCACCGGGTCGACTGGGACCCCGCGGGTGGCCTGGCTCCACGCGAGGAAGAAGTTGtaggcggcgcggccgtcggaGATGAGGTGGTGCGCGGTGGACCCGATGGCGAGCCCGCCGCACGCGAACCGCGTGAGCTGGACGAGCCTGACCTCCTCGGCGCCGTCCGCGCTCGGGTGCAAGCTCCTCACCTCCGGCGCCGGGCTCAGAGGCAGGACGGCGTCGAGGGCGACGTCCGCCGTGGCCTCCACGAGCCGGGCGCCCGCGCCGTTGAGGAGGATGGCCCGGTTCCCGCGGCCGTCCACGCCGAGCCGCCCCGCCCACTCGGGGTACTCGGCGAGCGCCCTGGCGAGGCCCGCCTCGAGCGCGGCGTTGGGCGGCGTCGGTGGGCGGAAGACGTAGATGCCGGAGACGTACATGTCAATGTTCACCTTGTCGAACACCGAGAGCGGCACGACGACGACATCCGGCCGGGGGGCGTTGGcgttggcggtggcggcgggcttGACGGCCTTCGACGACTTCACGGTGATCTTCATTTCTGGAGAAAATTAAGAATTGTCTCGTAGGAAGCTGCTAATAATGGACGATCGATGAGCACTGGATCGATATGCCACCGGTTGGAGAGATCGAATATGAGATGGTGGTAGGTGTTGAACCGGCAGCGCTTGTGATTGGTGCCTGCGGTGGACTAGCAAAGTGATGAGGTGCTCGTGGGAAATTAGAAATGGAGCCTGCTCTGCTGCACACACCGACGACACACAGGTCTTCATCAGCACGTTGGATATATAGTATGCTGTTCGTCGGATATACCCTGTGCCACCGAGAGCggcacgacgacgacgtccGGCCGGGGGGcgtcggcggtggtggcgggccGGCTTGATGGACTTGGACGACTTCACGGTGATCTTCATCATCGATCTTTGGAGAAAAGAAttcctttgtttctttcttaCTCGATCGACTGGGAAATCGGAATAGCTTGTGATTGGTGGTGCCTGCTGCAGTGGACCAGCAAAGTGGTCACGTAGGTAGGTAGGTTGGTAGGTGATGTGGTGCTCGTGGGAAATTAGAAATGGAGCCTGCTCTGCTGCACACACCGAGGACACATGTCACATGCTCACATGCATGCCCTACCTATGCTGGCAGTTGACACATctgaaaatatatatatatatatatatatatatatatatatatatttatatttat from Setaria italica strain Yugu1 chromosome II, Setaria_italica_v2.0, whole genome shotgun sequence encodes the following:
- the LOC101781832 gene encoding agmatine coumaroyltransferase-2; its protein translation is MKITVKSSKAVKPAATANANAPRPDVVVVPLSVFDKVNIDMYVSGIYVFRPPTPPNAALEAGLARALAEYPEWAGRLGVDGRGNRAILLNGAGARLVEATADVALDAVLPLSPAPEVRSLHPSADGAEEVRLVQLTRFACGGLAIGSTAHHLISDGRAAYNFFLAWSQATRGVPVDPVPVHDRASFFKPRDPPRVEFDHRGVEFKKPEPPAAAAPHSEAGNNIDDEVLVHRAHCSREFIARLKSQASAPGGRPCSTLLCVVAHLWRCITAARGLHAAGAATTSVCIAVDGRARMIHPVPDGYTGNVVLWARPTAAARDLVARPLRHAVELINRELARVDGSYFGSFVDFSASGAVEAEGLVPAADAAEMVLSPNIEVNSWLQTPFYNLDFGGCRPCFFMPSYLPMEGLLILVPSYYRDGSIDAYVALFSRHMDTFKTLWTHGLSASWNRTRY